One Primulina tabacum isolate GXHZ01 chromosome 10, ASM2559414v2, whole genome shotgun sequence DNA segment encodes these proteins:
- the LOC142505793 gene encoding protein ALP1-like translates to MATSGGGTATTTKRCRKRKYKKITEAKTKFIKPEITDRKHLSDVMPLLSSATSAAHSFLLRNDLHLLPSQSLSLESLLSSTSHSFSHLLSLISLPIPSTAPLPQPQTNWFDRFLSSSPDCDPRWVHFFNLSGSSFTLLLRLLTASLTSSLHPLPPNVALAATLFRLSHAASFSAVARRFGLDSSTACRAFYSVCKAIVENLGHLFEFSSDINRIIVGFGWISLPNCCGVMGVEKFELEGPSVGENGFLLVQALVDSEGRFLDVSAGWPGCEKPEDVLKSTKLFSGVECSKEYLHGPSLELSTGNSIPQYILGDSFYPLLPWLLTPFNKTNGELSSSEQAFNEVHCRGMEYIRVAFGKVKKRWKLVGGKWKGQCFEAFPFVIVACCLLHNFLIKCSETMSEENVEISRDREFPLFDGLDDDCAKRNRDALALHLSG, encoded by the coding sequence ATGGCTACCTCCGGGGGAGGCACAGCGACAACCACCAAGAGATGCCGGAAGAGGAAATACAAGAAGATAACCGAAGCCAAGACTAAGTTCATCAAACCCGAAATCACCGACCGTAAACACCTCTCCGATGTCATGCCTCTCCTGAGCTCCGCCACCTCCGCCGCGCACTCCTTCCTTCTCCGGAACGATCTCCATCTCCTTCCCTCTCAATCCCTTTCCTTGGAATCCCTCCTCTCCTCCACCTCGCACTCTTTTAGCCATCTACTCTCCCTCATCTCCCTTCCCATACCTTCCACCGCCCCGCTCCCACAGCCTCAAACCAATTGGTTCGACCGATTCCTATCTTCTTCTCCTGATTGCGATCCCAGATGGGTTCATTTCTTTAACCTTTCCGGGTCTTCTTTCACTCTCCTCCTGCGCCTCCTTACAGCCTCTTTGACCTCATCTCTTCACCCCTTACCTCCCAATGTCGCCCTAGCTGCAACACTTTTTCGATTGTCTCACGCTGCATCGTTCTCCGCGGTCGCGCGCCGGTTCGGTCTTGACTCTTCTACTGCATGTCGAGCGTTTTACTCCGTCTGCAAGGCCATTGTGGAGAATCTTGGCCATTTGTTTGAATTCAGCTCTGATATCAATCGGATTATTGTTGGGTTTGGCTGGATTTCTTTGCCTAATTGTTGTGGTGTTATGGGGGTTGAGAAGTTTGAGTTAGAAGGCCCTTCTGTTGGTGAAAATGGTTTTTTATTAGTTCAGGCTTTGGTGGACTCTGAAGGTAGATTCTTGGATGTATCTGCTGGCTGGCCTGGTTGCGAGAAACCAGAAGATGTGCTGAAAAGTACGAAGCTCTTTTCAGGGGTTGAATGCTCCAAAGAGTACTTACATGGACCATCTTTGGAATTAAGTACTGGCAATTCGATCCCACAGTATATTTTGGGTGACTCGTTCTATCCTCTTTTACCTTGGCTTTTGACTCCCTTTAACAAGACGAATGGAGAATTGTCTTCTTCAGAGCAAGCCTTTAATGAGGTGCATTGCAGAGGGATGGAGTACATTAGAGTGGCTTTCGGTAAGGTAAAAAAAAGATGGAAGCTTGTGGGGGGTAAATGGAAAGGACAGTGTTTTGAAGCTTTTCCCTTTGTTATTGTTGCATGCTGTTTACTGCACAATTTTCTCATCAAGTGTAGTGAGACAATGTCTGAGGAGAATGTAGAAATTTCTAGGGACAGAGAGTTTCCGTTGTTTGATGGACTGGATGATGATTGTGCAAAAAGAAATAGAGACGCGCTCGCTTTACACTTGAGCGGGTGA
- the LOC142504867 gene encoding uncharacterized protein LOC142504867 gives MATYSARKSSGPAHRSTPPLSNRQFSSRTSSFRSTSPAVSFSLDRPVTPNRRITVSPPAVQKRTCMCSPTNHPGSFRCSLHKSGFSGNNVTRSSKTASYASSTRLSMRLSAMTNSLVRIGTVEGDMVRRALAAFDPAVVASAAAP, from the coding sequence ATGGCAACTTATTCTGCTCGGAAATCCAGCGGACCGGCGCACCGGTCGACCCCACCTCTGTCTAACCGGCAATTTTCCTCCCGTACGTCGTCGTTTCGCTCGACATCCCCAGCCGTGAGCTTCTCCCTGGACCGGCCCGTTACCCCGAACCGCCGCATCACCGTGTCTCCCCCTGCGGTTCAGAAGAGGACGTGTATGTGCTCGCCGACAAACCACCCCGGTTCGTTCCGGTGTAGCCTTCACAAATCCGGGTTCAGCGGCAACAATGTCACGAGGAGTTCGAAAACGGCGTCGTACGCCAGCTCGACCAGGCTGAGCATGAGGCTTTCCGCCATGACCAACTCTCTGGTCCGAATCGGAACCGTGGAAGGGGATATGGTGAGGAGAGCCCTCGCGGCTTTTGATCCGGCCGTCGTCGCATCAGCAGCGGCGCCGTAA
- the LOC142505233 gene encoding protein PHOX1-like, which yields MGKHGGTNKKTLGDKSGESNLRQSKASENSPRAYDKDTAIFISMSQELKNDGNILFQRRDYEGAMLKYEKAIKLLPRNHIDVSCLRSNMAACYMQLGISEYPRAIHECNLALEVTPKYSKALLKRARCYEALNKLDLALRDVGTVLKTEQNNIMASEIAERVKNTLERQGSRANEIPIDLIPLPEYVEPPPPSHPIKASKEKTKKKKSNNVVEKIADDKMKENKDGKESDKEEMKGKIEERNNDDVVMTRKYDERIDEKKAEDKLVVEEEKISNGVGEEPTRTVKLVFGEDIRWAQIPVNCNMLKLREIISDRFPSSKAVHVKYRDEEGDLVTIATAEELRWAEAASVHGSVKLYIVEVNPDQDPLRQKVKRVQTEAQLGTKHVTEIGHVGRRKEVRSESSCISDWIIEFARFFKNYAGFDIDAYLDLHEVGMKLYSEAMEEAVTSEEAQDLFSTAADTFQELAALALFNWGNVHMSRARKKVYFTDDSSRESVLMQIKCAYDWAQKEYVEAGKKYEEALKIKPNFYEAVLACGQQQFEQAKLSWYYAVGTNIDLESWPSTEVLQLYNNAEENMEKGMLMWEDAEERRVNELSKPKKVETLLQKMNLDSLFKHISANEASEQASNVRSQIFVLWGTMLYERSIMEFKLGLPVWQECLEVAVEKFELAGASPTDIAVMIKNHCSIDTTSKGLGFNIDEIVQAWNEMYEAKTWQRSIPCFRLEPLLRRRASKLYYALEHA from the exons ATGGGGAAACATGGAGGAACAAACAAGAAAACATTGGGAGATAAATCAGGGGAATCCAATTTGAGGCAAAGTAAAGCTAGTGAGAATAGTCCAAGAGCTTATGATAAGGACACTGCGATATTTATTTCTATGTCACAAGAATTAAAGAACGATGGCAATATATTGTTTCAGAGGAGGGACTATGAGGGAGCAATGCTAAAGTATGAGAAAgccataaaattgcttccaagAAACCATATAGATGTATCCTGTCTACGGAGTAATATGGCTGCTTGCTATATGCAGTTAGGCATTAGTGAGTATCCAAGGGCGATCCACGAATGCAATTTAGCCCTTGAGGTCACACCAAAATACAGTAAGGCACTCTTGAAGAGAGCTCGGTGTTATGAAGCATTGAATAAGCTTGATTTGGCACTAAGAGATGTTGGGACAGTATTGAAGACGGAACAAAATAATATCATGGCAAGTGAAATTGCAGAAAGGGTGAAAAACACTCTAGAGAGACAAGGCTCGAGAGCAAATGAAATTCCTATAGACTTGATTCCTTTACCTGAATACGTGGAGCCTCCTCCTCCTTCGCATCCAATTAAGGCATCCAAAGAGAAGActaagaaaaagaaaagcaaCAATGTAGTGGAAAAGATAGCTGACGACAAGATGAAAGAAAATAAGGATGGGAAAGAAAGTGACAAGgaggaaatgaaaggaaaaattgaagaaagaaaCAATGATGATGTTGTTATGACAAGGAAGTATGATGAACGGATTGATGAAAAGAAGGCTGAGGACAAATTAGTCGTGGAGGAAGAGAAAATTAGTAATGGTGTGGGTGAAGAGCCTACAAGAACTGTGAAATTGGTATTTGGAGAAGACATAAGATGGGCTCAGATTCCAGTCAACTGCAACATGTTGAAGCTTAGAGAAATTATTTCTGATCGGTTTCCCAGCTCCAAAGCTGTTCATGTCAAGTATAGAGATGAAGAAGGTGATCTGGTCACAATTGCGACGGCAGAAGAACTGAGGTGGGCAGAAGCGGCTTCAGTACATGGTTCTGTTAAACTATATATTGTTGAAGTTAATCCAGATCAAGATCCCTTGCGTCAAAAGGTTAAAAGAGTTCAAACAGAAGCCCAGCTTGGCACGAAGCATGTTACTGAAATTGGGCATGTGGGGAGAAGAAAAGAGGTTAGGAGTGAGTCATCTTGTATCAGTGATTGGATCATTGAGTTTGCTCGATTCTTCAAGAACTATGCTGGGTTCGACATTGATGCTTACCTAGATCTCCATGAGGTTGGAATGAAACTCTATTCCGAAGCTATGGAGGAGGCGGTCACAAGTGAAGAGGCTCAAGACCTTTTCAGCACTGCGGCAGATACATTCCAAGAGCTGGCAGCTTTGGCTTTGTTTAATTGGGGTAATGTTCACATGTCCAGGGCAAGAAAGAAGGTTTATTTTACTGATGATTCTTCCAGAGAATCTGTTCTTATGCAGATCAAGTGCGCATATGATTGGGCACAGAAGGAATACGTAGAAGCTGGGAAAAAATATGAAGAGGCTCTGAAAATTAAACCAAATTTCTATGAAGCTGTTCTAGCTTGTGGGCAGCAACAGTTTGAGCAGGCCAAACTTTCTTGGTATTATGCAGTCGGTACTAATATTGATCTAGAATCATGGCCTTCAACAGAAGTTCTTCAGCTTTACAACAATGCTGAGGAAAACATGGAAAAGGGTATGCTCATGTGGGAAGATGCGGAAGAACGCCGTGTCAATGAACTGTCCAAGCCGAAGAAAGTTGAAACCTTATTGCAGAAAATGAATCTGGATAGCTTGTTCAAACATATTTCTGCAAATGAGGCCTCGGAACAGGCTTCAAATGTTAGATCACAGATATTTGTGCTTTGGGGTACCATGCTTTACGAAAGATCCATTATGGAATTCAAATTAGGACTTCCTGTATGGCAAGAATGTTTGGAGGTTGCTGTCGAAAAATTTGAACTTGCTGGAGCTTCTCCCACTGATATTGCTGTTATGATAAAGAATCACTGCTCCATAGACACTACATCAAAAG GCTTGGGATTCAATATCGATGAGATTGTTCAGGCATGGAATGAGATGTATGAAGCTAAAACGTGGCAGAGAAGCATTCCTTGTTTCCGATTAGAGCCACTACTTCGAAGAAGAGCTTCAAAACTTTATTATGCTCTTGAACATGCGTAG